A DNA window from Trichosurus vulpecula isolate mTriVul1 chromosome 2, mTriVul1.pri, whole genome shotgun sequence contains the following coding sequences:
- the LOC118836204 gene encoding olfactory receptor 2L3-like: MEEWNQTTTGFFLIGIFTPTKTGLLLFLLIVLIFLIAFLGNSTMILLIWLDHHLHTPMYFLLSQLSLMDLMYICNIVPKMAANFLSGDNSISLVACGFQSFCFLLIAGGEGLLLASMAIDRYVAICRPLHYPILMNKRMCLLMIAGSWVSSSINSIFHTEYALSMPYCKSRIINHFFCDIPAMVPLACIDTWAYEYTVFFSTNLFLLVPFLGIMASYGRVLYAVHHMRSSQGRKKAFTTCSTHLTVVTFYYAPFVYTYLRPPSLRSPEEDKNLAVFYTILTPMLNPIIYSLRNKEVLGALQRVFGRFLPQKEYVET, translated from the coding sequence ATGGAGGAATGGAATCAAACCACAACTGGTTTCTTCTTAATAGGGATATTTACCCCAACCAAAACTggcctgctcctcttcctcctgattGTCCTCATCTTCCTAATTGCCTTCCTGGGTAACTCAACCATGATTCTCCTCATCTGGCTGGATCACCACCTCCACACTCCCATGTACTTCCTGCTCAGTCAGCTCTCTCTCATGGACCTAATGTACATTTGCAATATAGTTCCCAAGATGGCTGCCAACTTCCTATCTGGGGACAATTCCATTTCTTTGGTGGCTTGTGGATTCCAAAGTTTCTGTTTTTTACTCATAGCTGGTGGCGAAGGGTTACTGCTGGCATCAATGGCCATTGACCGTTATGTGGCCATTTGCCGCCCCCTCCATTATCCCATTCTCATGAATAAGAGAATGTGTTTGCTGATGATTGCTGGGTCCTGGGTCTCCTCATCCATCAACTCCATTTTCCATACAGAATATGCACTCTCTATGCCCTATTGCAAGTCCAGAATCATTAATCATTTCTTTTGTGATATCCCAGCCATGGTGCCTCTTGCCTGCATTGATACCTGGGCCTATGAGTACACAGTGTTCTTCAGCACCAACCTGTTTCTTTTGGTCCCTTTCCTTGGCATCATGGCTTCCTATGGTCGTGTTCTCTATGCTGTCCATCATATGCGCTCCTCACAGGGGAGGAAGAAAGCCTTCACTACCTGTTCTACCCACCTGACTGTGGTCACCTTCTACTATGCCCcttttgtgtatacatatctgAGGCCCCCATCTCTGCGTTCCCCAGAAGAGGACAAGAACTTGGCTGTCTTCTATACCATCCTCACTCCCATGCTCAACCCCATCATCTATAGCCTGAGGAATAAGGAGGTGTTGGGGGCCCTCCAGAGAGTCTTTGGGAGATTCTTACCCCAAAAAGAATATGTGGAGACATAA
- the LOC118839772 gene encoding olfactory receptor 2L3-like, whose amino-acid sequence MEKWNHTTTGFFLIGIFPPNETGLLLFLLVVLIFLIAFLGNSTMILLIWLDHHLHTPMYFLLSQLSLMDLMYICCTVPKMAANFLSGDNSISLVACGFQSFCFLLIGGVEALLLAWMAIDRYVAICRPLHYHNLMNKRMYLLMISGSWVSSSINSIFHTTYILSMPYCKSRIINHFFCDIPAMVPLACMDTWAYEYTVMFSTNLFLFVPFLGIMASYGRVLYAVHHMRSSQGRKKAFTTCSIHLTVVTFYYAPFVYTYLRPRSLRSPEEDKNLAVFYTILTPMLNPIIYSLRNKEVLEALQRVFGRSLPQKE is encoded by the coding sequence ATGGAGAAATGGAATCACACCACAACTGGTTTCTTCTTAATAGGGATATTTCCCCCAAACGAAACTggcctgctcctcttcctcctggttGTCCTCATCTTCCTAATCGCCTTCCTGGGTAACTCAACAATGATTCTCCTCATCTGGCTGGATCACCACCTCCACACTCCTATGTACTTCCTGCTCAGTCAGCTCTCTCTCATGGACCTAATGTACATTTGCTGTACAGTTCCCAAGATGGCTGCCAACTTCTTATCTGGGGACAATTCCATTTCTTTGGTGGCTTGTGGATTCCAAAGTTTCTGTTTTTTACTCATAGGTGGTGTTGAAGCGTTACTCCTGGCATGGATGGCCATTGACCGTTATGTGGCTATTTGCCGCCCCCTCCACTATCACAATCTCATGAATAAGAGAATGTATTTGCTGATGATTTCTGGGTCCTGGGTTTCTTCATCCATCAATTCCATTTTCCATACTACGTATATACTCTCTATGCCCTATTGCAAGTCCAGAATCATTAATCATTTCTTTTGTGATATCCCAGCCATGGTGCCTCTGGCCTGCATGGATACCTGGGCCTATGAGTACACAGTGATGTTCAGCACcaatctgtttctttttgtccCTTTCCTTGGCATCATGGCTTCCTATGGTCGTGTCCTCTATGCTGTCCATCATATGCGCTCCTCACAGGGGAGGAAGAAAGCCTTCACTACCTGTTCCATCCACCTGACTGTGGTCACTTTCTACTATGCCCcttttgtgtatacatatctgAGGCCCCGATCTCTGCGTTccccagaagaagacaagaacTTAGCTGTCTTCTATACCATCCTCACTCCTATGCTCAACCCCATCATCTATAGCCTGAGGAATAAAGAGGTGTTGGAGGCCCTGCAGAGAGTCTTTGGGAGATCCTTACCCCAAAAAGAATAG
- the LOC118839692 gene encoding olfactory receptor 2L3-like: MEEWNQTTTDFFLLGLFPPTKTGLLLFLLVVLIFLIAFLGNSTMILLIWLDHHLHTPMYFLLSQLSLMDLMYICCTVPKMAVNFLSGDNSISLVACGFQSACFLIMACAEGLLLASMAYDRYVAICRPLHYPVLMNKRMCLLMIAGSWVSSSINSIFHTVYALCMPYCKSRIINHFFCDIPAMVPLACMDTWAYEYTVLFSTNLFLLVPFLGIMASYGRVLYAVHHMRSSQGKKKAFTTCSTHLTVVTFYYAPFVYTYLRPPSLRSPEEDKNLAVFYTILTPMLNPIIYSLRNKEVLGALQRVFGRSLPQKE; the protein is encoded by the coding sequence ATGGAGGAATGGAATCAAACTACCACTGATTTCTTCTTACTGGGGCTGTTTCCCCCAACCAAAACTggcctgctcctcttcctcctggttGTCCTCATCTTCCTAATTGCCTTCCTGGGTAACTCAACCATGATTCTCCTCATCTGGCTGGATCACCACCTCCACACTCCCATGTATTTCCTGCTCAGTCAGCTCTCTCTCATGGACCTAATGTACATTTGCTGTACAGTTCCCAAGATGGCTGTCAACTTCCTATCTGGAGATAATTCCATTTCTTTGGTGGCTTGTGGATTCCAAAGTGCCTGCTTCTTAATCATGGCCTGTGCTGAAGGGTTACTCTTGGCATCTATGGCCTATGACCGTTATGTGGCTATTTGCCGCCCCCTCCATTATCCTGTTCTCATGAACAAGAGAATGTGTTTGCTGATGATTGCTGGGTCCTGGGTCTCTTCATCCATCAATTCCATTTTCCATACAGTGTATGCACTCTGTATGCCCTATTGCAAGTCCAGAATCATTAATCATTTCTTTTGTGATATCCCAGCCATGGTGCCTCTGGCCTGCATGGATACCTGGGCCTATGAGTACACAGTGCTTTTCAGCACCAACCTGTTTCTTTTGGTCCCTTTCCTTGGCATCATGGCCTCCTATGGTCGTGTTCTCTATGCTGTCCATCATATGCGCTCCTCACAGGGTAAGAAAAAAGCCTTCACTACCTGTTCTACCCACCTGACTGTGGTCACCTTCTACTATGCCCcttttgtgtatacatatctgAGGCCCCCATCTCTGCGTTCCCCAGAAGAGGACAAGAACTTGGCTGTCTTCTACACCATCCTCACTCCCATGCTCAACCCCATCATCTATAGCCTGAGGAATAAGGAGGTGTTAGGGGCACTTCAGAGAGTCTTTGGGAGATCCTTACCCCAAAAAGAGTAG